One Methylobacterium oryzae DNA window includes the following coding sequences:
- the proS gene encoding proline--tRNA ligase translates to MRLSRYFMPTLRETPKEAEIVSHRLMLRAGLVRQEAAGIYAWLPLGLRVLERVCAVIRREQDRSGAVEILMPTVQSAELWRESGRYDAYGKEMLRLKDRHDREMLYGPTAEEMVTEIFRASVRSYKDLPKNLYQISWKFRDEVRPRFGTMRSREFLMKDAYSFDFDQAGARHAYNRMFVAYLRTFAGLGLKAIPMRADTGPIGGDLSHEFIILAKTGESEVFCDKAYLDFDIPPATVDFDDVAALQGIVDAWTSHYAATEEMHEPAAFAEVPEDNRMAARGIEVGHIFYFGTKYSEPMGAKVAGPDGIERPVHMGSYGIGPSRLVAAIVEASHDEAGIIWPDSVAPFDVALINLKVGDAATDAACAQIQSDLETAGLSVLYDDRDERPGAKFATADLIGLPWQVIVGPKGLAEGKVELKRRAGGERESLATVDLLARIRRV, encoded by the coding sequence ATGCGTCTCTCCCGCTATTTCATGCCGACCTTGCGCGAGACGCCCAAGGAAGCCGAGATCGTCTCGCACCGGCTGATGCTGCGCGCCGGCCTAGTCCGCCAGGAAGCCGCCGGCATCTACGCCTGGTTGCCGCTGGGCCTGCGGGTTCTGGAGCGCGTCTGCGCGGTGATCCGGCGGGAGCAGGACCGGTCCGGCGCCGTCGAGATCCTGATGCCGACGGTGCAGTCCGCCGAGCTGTGGCGGGAATCCGGCCGCTACGACGCCTACGGCAAGGAGATGCTGCGCCTGAAGGACCGGCACGACCGCGAGATGCTCTACGGCCCCACAGCCGAGGAGATGGTCACCGAGATCTTCCGGGCGAGCGTGCGCTCCTACAAGGACCTGCCCAAGAACCTCTACCAGATCTCGTGGAAGTTCCGCGACGAGGTGCGGCCGCGCTTCGGCACGATGCGCTCCCGCGAGTTCCTGATGAAGGACGCCTACTCGTTCGATTTCGACCAGGCCGGCGCGCGCCACGCCTACAACCGGATGTTCGTGGCGTACCTGCGGACCTTCGCGGGCCTCGGCCTGAAAGCGATCCCGATGCGCGCCGATACCGGCCCGATCGGCGGCGACCTGTCCCACGAGTTCATCATCCTGGCGAAGACCGGCGAGAGCGAGGTCTTCTGCGACAAGGCCTATCTCGACTTCGACATCCCGCCGGCGACCGTCGATTTCGACGACGTCGCCGCCCTCCAGGGCATCGTCGATGCCTGGACCTCGCACTACGCGGCCACCGAGGAGATGCACGAGCCGGCGGCCTTCGCGGAGGTCCCGGAGGACAACCGCATGGCGGCCCGCGGCATCGAGGTCGGGCACATCTTCTACTTCGGCACCAAGTATTCCGAGCCGATGGGCGCCAAGGTCGCCGGTCCGGACGGGATCGAGCGGCCGGTCCATATGGGCTCCTACGGCATCGGGCCGAGCCGGCTGGTCGCCGCCATCGTCGAGGCCAGCCACGACGAGGCCGGGATCATCTGGCCGGACTCGGTCGCGCCGTTCGACGTCGCCCTGATCAACCTCAAGGTCGGGGACGCGGCCACCGACGCCGCCTGCGCGCAGATCCAGTCCGACCTGGAGACCGCCGGCCTGTCGGTGCTCTACGACGACCGCGACGAGCGCCCCGGCGCGAAGTTCGCCACCGCCGACCTGATCGGCCTGCCCTGGCAGGTGATCGTCGGGCCCAAGGGCCTAGCGGAGGGCAAGGTCGAGCTGAAGCGGCGTGCCGGCGGCGAGCGCGAGAGCCTCGCGACCGTCGATCTGCTGGCACGCATCCGGCGCGTCTGA
- a CDS encoding lipoprotein-releasing ABC transporter permease subunit — protein sequence MAASAKLDRVRTFAASFAASFRQGTAPFAPFEWILAGRYLRARRRGGGVSVVAFFSVLGIALGVATLIIVLSVMNGFRAELLSKIVGINGHLFATPIDRPFNDWTDLSDRLSKVAGVRAAVPLVEGQAFASSQYGGSGVIIRGVRAADLDALAAVSSAIRGGTLEGFDDGTGVLIGRRLADTLGLQAGDTITLVTPKGSSTPFGTAPRTKSYTVKAVFEVGMTEFDQTFVFMPLVEAQAFFNKDGDVSMIEIYVDDPDHVGDMREPLEMAAERPILLTDWRQRNRTFFGALEVERNVMFLILSLIVVVATLNIVSGLILLVRDKSSDIAILRTMGATPGTIMRVFLINGALIGVVGTLSGLGLGILITLNIKPIQHVLFPGAWDPTVRFLAEIPAQMNPKEITAVVITSLLLSLAATLYPSWRAARLDPVQALRYG from the coding sequence ATGGCCGCCTCAGCGAAGCTGGACCGGGTTCGGACCTTCGCGGCCTCGTTCGCGGCCTCGTTCCGCCAGGGCACCGCGCCCTTCGCGCCGTTCGAGTGGATCCTCGCCGGCCGCTACCTGCGCGCCCGGCGCCGGGGCGGCGGCGTCTCGGTGGTGGCGTTCTTCTCGGTGCTCGGCATCGCGCTCGGCGTCGCCACGCTGATCATCGTCCTGTCAGTGATGAACGGCTTCCGCGCGGAACTGCTGTCGAAGATCGTCGGCATCAACGGCCACCTGTTCGCGACGCCCATCGACCGGCCGTTCAACGACTGGACCGACCTGTCGGACCGGCTGTCGAAGGTGGCGGGCGTGCGCGCCGCGGTGCCGCTGGTCGAGGGCCAGGCCTTCGCCTCGTCGCAGTACGGCGGATCCGGCGTCATCATCCGCGGCGTGCGGGCGGCCGACCTCGACGCGCTGGCGGCCGTGTCCTCGGCGATCCGCGGCGGCACCCTCGAAGGTTTCGACGACGGCACCGGCGTGCTGATCGGGCGGCGGCTCGCCGACACGCTGGGCCTGCAGGCCGGCGACACGATCACGCTGGTCACGCCCAAGGGCTCGTCGACGCCCTTCGGGACGGCGCCGCGCACCAAGAGCTACACGGTCAAGGCGGTGTTCGAGGTCGGCATGACCGAGTTCGACCAGACCTTCGTGTTCATGCCGCTGGTCGAGGCCCAGGCGTTCTTCAACAAGGACGGCGACGTGAGCATGATCGAGATCTATGTCGACGATCCCGACCATGTCGGCGACATGCGCGAGCCCCTGGAGATGGCGGCCGAGCGCCCGATCCTGCTCACCGACTGGCGCCAGCGCAACCGGACCTTCTTCGGGGCCCTGGAGGTCGAGCGGAACGTCATGTTCCTGATCCTCAGCCTGATCGTCGTGGTGGCGACCCTCAACATCGTCTCCGGCCTGATCCTGCTGGTGCGCGACAAGTCGAGCGACATCGCGATCCTGCGCACCATGGGGGCGACGCCGGGCACGATCATGCGGGTGTTCCTGATCAACGGCGCGCTGATCGGCGTCGTCGGGACGCTCAGCGGGCTCGGCCTCGGCATCCTGATCACCCTCAACATCAAGCCGATCCAGCACGTGCTGTTTCCGGGCGCCTGGGACCCCACGGTGCGGTTCCTCGCCGAGATCCCGGCGCAGATGAACCCGAAGGAGATCACCGCCGTAGTGATCACCTCCCTGCTGCTGTCGCTCGCGGCGACGCTGTATCCCTCTTGGCGCGCCGCCCGGCTCGATCCGGTGCAGGCCCTCCGCTACGGCTGA
- a CDS encoding ABC transporter ATP-binding protein has protein sequence MSDSSQTAGDQPVPALFFSRVERRYAQAEGALEILRGADLAIWPGELVALVAPSGAGKSTLLHLAGLLERPDGGEIYIGGQPTAAMADSERTRLRREEMGFVYQFHHLLPEFSALENVVMPQLIRGLKAPEAKARATELLSFLGLKERLPHRPAELSGGEQQRVAIARAVANGPRLLLADEPTGNLDPGTAGHVFSILMALVRASGLAALVATHNLELAARMDRRVTIRDGLITQLD, from the coding sequence ATGAGCGATTCGAGCCAGACCGCCGGCGACCAGCCGGTGCCGGCGCTGTTCTTCTCCCGCGTCGAGCGGCGCTACGCCCAGGCCGAGGGTGCCCTCGAGATCCTGCGCGGGGCCGACCTCGCGATCTGGCCGGGGGAGTTGGTCGCGCTGGTGGCGCCGTCGGGAGCCGGCAAGTCGACCCTGCTGCACCTCGCCGGCCTCTTGGAGCGGCCGGACGGGGGCGAGATCTATATCGGCGGTCAGCCCACGGCCGCGATGGCGGATTCCGAGCGCACGCGCCTGCGGCGCGAGGAGATGGGTTTCGTCTACCAGTTCCACCACCTCCTGCCGGAGTTCTCGGCGCTGGAGAACGTGGTGATGCCCCAGCTCATCCGCGGCCTGAAGGCCCCGGAGGCGAAGGCCCGCGCCACGGAACTCCTGAGCTTCCTCGGCCTCAAGGAGCGCCTGCCGCACCGTCCGGCGGAGCTGTCGGGAGGCGAGCAGCAGCGCGTCGCCATCGCCCGGGCGGTGGCCAACGGACCGCGGCTGCTGCTCGCCGACGAGCCGACCGGCAACCTCGATCCCGGGACGGCGGGCCACGTCTTCTCGATCCTGATGGCCCTGGTCCGCGCCTCGGGGCTCGCCGCCCTGGTCGCGACCCACAACCTGGAATTGGCCGCCCGCATGGATCGGCGGGTCACCATCCGGGACGGGCTGATCACGCAGCTCGACTGA
- a CDS encoding glycosyltransferase, giving the protein MAVGTHGDVLPFIALGHELLKRGHGVSLAAPAPFEAMARRAGLAFQPLGTVADYEAVIRQPDLWHPQQGFRPMFDYALRVAEPACLWLGATRARGIDLRVVASPLGWGARLAQDLYDLPTATLHVMPFLIESRYDPPRLPGLPLPRVLPAALRAYVNLGVDKVAVGPFTLPPLNALRARLGLDPVYRLRHWWNSPTGMLLMFPDWYAEPQADWPGQAVQLGFPLVDRFGDVASMPPELEAFLEAGDPPIVFTYGSAMRQGAGFFDTAVRLCRRMGRRGVLLAPQGGQIPKPLPAGIIHLPYAPLSALLPRSAALVHHGGVGTVAQALAAGVPQLVVPVAFDHFDEGRRLKDRDLGATLSRRAFRPARAARVLGRLLADPAVTRACAAARARMADGRDAVLDACDYVERLTAAESGPGPSRAS; this is encoded by the coding sequence GTGGCCGTCGGCACACACGGCGATGTGCTTCCGTTCATCGCGCTGGGGCACGAGCTCCTGAAGCGCGGCCACGGCGTCTCGCTGGCGGCCCCGGCCCCGTTCGAGGCGATGGCCCGCCGGGCCGGCCTCGCCTTCCAGCCCCTGGGCACGGTCGCCGATTACGAGGCGGTGATCCGCCAGCCGGATCTGTGGCACCCGCAGCAGGGGTTCCGCCCGATGTTCGACTACGCCCTGCGGGTGGCCGAGCCGGCCTGCCTGTGGCTCGGCGCGACCCGCGCCCGGGGGATCGACCTGCGGGTGGTCGCCTCGCCGCTGGGCTGGGGGGCGCGGCTCGCGCAGGACCTCTACGATCTGCCGACCGCGACGCTGCACGTCATGCCGTTCCTGATCGAGAGCCGGTACGATCCGCCGCGCCTGCCGGGCCTGCCGCTGCCGCGCGTCCTGCCGGCCGCCCTGCGAGCCTACGTGAATCTCGGCGTCGACAAGGTGGCGGTCGGCCCGTTCACCCTCCCGCCGCTGAACGCCCTGCGGGCGCGTCTCGGCCTCGATCCGGTCTACCGGCTGCGGCACTGGTGGAACAGCCCGACCGGCATGCTCCTGATGTTCCCCGACTGGTACGCGGAGCCCCAGGCCGACTGGCCGGGCCAGGCGGTGCAGCTCGGCTTCCCGCTGGTCGACCGGTTCGGCGACGTGGCGTCCATGCCGCCGGAGCTGGAAGCGTTCCTCGAGGCGGGCGACCCGCCGATCGTGTTCACCTACGGCTCGGCCATGCGCCAGGGCGCCGGCTTCTTCGACACTGCGGTGCGGCTGTGCCGGCGCATGGGCCGGCGCGGCGTCCTGCTCGCCCCGCAGGGGGGGCAGATCCCGAAGCCGCTGCCGGCCGGGATCATCCACCTGCCCTACGCCCCCCTGAGCGCCCTGCTGCCGCGCAGCGCGGCGCTGGTCCACCACGGCGGCGTCGGCACGGTGGCGCAGGCGCTGGCCGCGGGCGTCCCGCAGCTGGTGGTGCCCGTGGCCTTCGACCATTTCGACGAGGGGCGGCGGCTGAAGGATCGGGATCTCGGCGCCACCCTGAGCCGCCGCGCCTTCCGGCCCGCGCGGGCGGCGCGGGTCCTCGGCCGGCTGCTCGCCGACCCCGCGGTGACGCGGGCCTGCGCGGCGGCCCGGGCGCGGATGGCGGACGGCCGCGACGCCGTCCTCGACGCCTGCGACTACGTCGAGCGGCTGACGGCCGCCGAGTCCGGTCCCGGCCCGTCCCGCGCGTCCTGA
- the dnaE gene encoding DNA polymerase III subunit alpha yields the protein MPRQLKEVGFVHLHVHSSYSLLEGALKVGSLIKAAVADRQPALALTDTNNLFGALEFSEKAAGEGVQPIAGVQLSVAFEAADPHQRQAPTSHGIVLLAQDETGYANLLRLASRAYFDTALGEAPRLDAGALAGASEGLIALTGGMAGPLDAAFRAGRPELALNRLKRLKETFGEDRLYVEIQRHGQSEEARIETALLDLAGRHGLGIVATNEPYFAKPDDYDAHDALLAIAEGRLVSDERRRRLTPSHAFKTRAEMAELFRDLPDALQATVEIAMRCAVRARTRKPILPNFGAVAAGETPPMAEALAEALAEASDAGARAVSADEPTELRRQAEAGLELRLKQHGTAPGFSEEDYRKRLEFELDVIVKMKFPGYFLIVSDFIKWAKDHDIPVGPGRGSGAGSLVAWSLLITDLDPLRFGLLFERFLNPERVSMPDFDIDFCVEGRERVIRYVQQRYGEGQVGQIITFGTLLARGVLRDVGRVLEMPYGQVDKLTKLVPQNPANPVTLAQAIEGEPKLQQAMEEEPIVGRLIDISKKLEGLHRHASTHAAGVVIGDRPLEELVPLYRDPKTGMRVTQFNMKWVEQAGLVKFDFLGLKTLTMLRCCTDLLKQRGIDIDLASLPLDDPNTYGPMGRGETVGVFQVESAGMRKALCEMQADRLEDIIALVALYRPGPMANIPVYCERKLGRDAGNEASWYPDPKLEPMLKETFGIIVYQEQVMEIAKVLAGYSLGEADMLRRAMGKKIRAEMDAQRDRFLKGCTERGLTKAKANEIFDLLAKFADYGFNKSHAAAYALLTYQTAYLKANFPVEFLAAAMTLDIDNTDKLAEFRQDAQRLKITVEPPSINTSGEVFAVRDGKIFYALAAIKGVGREAVRALVEARGDRPFKDLACLARRLNPRMINKRTLESLVQAGALDCIEPDRARAFAAVEPMMKLAASAAEAESAGVTDMFGGVVADDVSLRIPPHEIWPMADTLKREYAAIGFFISGHPLDEYGDLLDKLRVQSWTDFCRAVRAGTSSVGRVAASVLDRAERRTKTGNKMGIVTLSDRTAHFEAIIFSEGLGQYRDILEPGRPLVLQLQANLEGEDVRARILTAEPLDQAVARHQKGIRIHLSDPRGVAPVQQRLSMRGESEVSLILKLDGGEREVEIRLPGKFQASPALAGQLRTVPGVVQVEVS from the coding sequence ATGCCACGCCAGCTCAAGGAGGTCGGATTCGTCCACCTCCACGTCCACTCGTCCTATTCCCTGCTCGAAGGGGCGCTGAAGGTCGGCTCCCTGATCAAGGCGGCGGTCGCCGACAGGCAGCCGGCCCTGGCCCTGACCGACACCAACAACCTGTTCGGCGCGCTGGAATTCTCCGAGAAGGCGGCCGGGGAGGGCGTCCAGCCGATCGCCGGCGTGCAGCTCTCGGTGGCGTTCGAGGCCGCGGACCCGCACCAGCGTCAGGCGCCGACCAGCCACGGCATCGTGCTCCTCGCCCAGGACGAGACCGGCTACGCCAATCTGCTGCGGCTGGCGAGCCGCGCCTATTTCGACACGGCCCTCGGCGAGGCGCCGCGCCTCGATGCCGGAGCGCTCGCGGGCGCCTCCGAGGGGCTGATCGCGCTCACCGGCGGGATGGCGGGCCCCCTCGACGCGGCCTTCCGGGCGGGCCGGCCGGAGCTCGCCCTCAACCGCCTGAAGCGCCTGAAGGAGACGTTCGGCGAGGACCGGCTCTACGTGGAGATCCAGCGCCACGGCCAGTCCGAGGAGGCGCGGATCGAGACCGCGCTCCTCGACCTCGCCGGTCGCCACGGCCTCGGGATCGTGGCGACGAACGAGCCCTACTTCGCCAAGCCCGACGACTACGACGCCCACGACGCGCTGCTCGCCATCGCGGAGGGCCGCCTCGTCTCGGACGAGCGCCGCCGCCGCCTGACACCGAGCCACGCCTTCAAGACCCGGGCCGAGATGGCCGAGCTGTTCCGCGACCTGCCGGACGCGCTCCAGGCGACGGTCGAGATCGCCATGCGCTGCGCCGTCCGTGCGCGGACCCGCAAGCCGATCCTGCCGAATTTCGGCGCCGTGGCGGCCGGCGAGACGCCGCCCATGGCGGAGGCCCTGGCGGAGGCCCTGGCGGAGGCGTCCGACGCGGGCGCGCGGGCGGTCTCGGCCGACGAGCCGACCGAGCTGCGCCGGCAGGCCGAGGCCGGGCTGGAGTTGCGCCTGAAGCAGCACGGCACGGCGCCGGGCTTCTCCGAGGAGGATTACCGCAAGCGCCTCGAGTTCGAGCTCGACGTCATCGTCAAGATGAAGTTCCCGGGCTACTTCCTGATCGTCTCCGACTTCATCAAGTGGGCCAAGGACCACGACATCCCGGTCGGTCCGGGCCGCGGCTCGGGCGCCGGCTCGCTGGTGGCGTGGTCGCTGCTCATCACCGACCTCGACCCGCTCCGGTTCGGCCTGCTGTTCGAGCGCTTCCTCAACCCCGAGCGCGTCTCGATGCCGGATTTCGACATCGACTTCTGCGTCGAGGGCCGGGAGCGGGTGATCCGCTACGTGCAGCAGCGCTACGGCGAGGGGCAGGTCGGGCAGATCATCACCTTCGGCACGCTGCTCGCCCGCGGCGTGCTGCGCGACGTCGGCCGCGTCCTGGAGATGCCCTACGGGCAGGTCGACAAGCTGACCAAGCTCGTGCCGCAGAACCCCGCCAACCCGGTGACGCTCGCCCAGGCCATCGAGGGCGAGCCCAAGCTCCAGCAGGCCATGGAGGAGGAGCCGATCGTCGGCCGCCTCATCGACATCTCCAAGAAGCTCGAGGGCCTGCACCGGCACGCCTCGACCCACGCCGCCGGCGTGGTGATCGGCGATCGGCCGCTCGAGGAGCTGGTCCCGCTCTACCGGGACCCGAAGACCGGCATGCGGGTCACCCAGTTCAACATGAAGTGGGTCGAGCAGGCGGGGCTGGTGAAGTTCGACTTCCTGGGCCTCAAGACCCTGACGATGCTGCGGTGCTGCACCGATCTGCTGAAGCAGCGCGGCATCGACATCGACCTCGCCTCGCTGCCGCTCGACGACCCGAACACCTACGGGCCGATGGGCCGGGGCGAGACGGTCGGCGTGTTCCAGGTGGAATCGGCCGGCATGCGCAAGGCGCTCTGCGAGATGCAGGCCGACCGGCTGGAGGACATCATCGCCCTGGTGGCGCTCTACCGGCCGGGCCCGATGGCCAACATCCCGGTCTACTGCGAGCGCAAGCTCGGCCGCGACGCCGGCAACGAGGCGTCCTGGTACCCGGATCCGAAGCTGGAGCCGATGCTGAAGGAGACCTTCGGCATCATCGTCTACCAGGAACAGGTGATGGAGATCGCCAAGGTGCTCGCCGGCTACTCGCTCGGCGAGGCCGACATGCTCCGGCGCGCCATGGGCAAGAAGATCCGCGCCGAGATGGACGCGCAGCGCGACCGGTTCCTCAAGGGCTGCACCGAGCGCGGGCTGACCAAGGCCAAGGCCAACGAGATCTTCGACCTGCTCGCCAAGTTCGCCGATTACGGCTTCAACAAGAGCCACGCGGCGGCCTACGCGCTGCTGACCTACCAGACCGCCTACCTGAAGGCGAACTTCCCGGTCGAGTTCCTGGCGGCCGCCATGACCCTCGACATCGACAACACCGACAAGCTGGCCGAATTCCGCCAGGACGCGCAGCGCCTGAAGATCACGGTCGAGCCGCCCTCGATCAACACCTCCGGCGAGGTCTTCGCGGTGCGCGACGGCAAGATCTTCTATGCGCTGGCCGCCATCAAGGGCGTCGGCCGCGAGGCGGTGCGGGCGCTGGTGGAGGCCCGCGGCGACCGGCCGTTCAAGGATCTCGCCTGCCTCGCCCGCCGGCTGAACCCGCGGATGATCAACAAGCGCACCCTGGAGAGCCTCGTCCAGGCCGGGGCGCTCGACTGCATCGAGCCCGACCGCGCGCGCGCCTTCGCGGCGGTGGAGCCGATGATGAAGCTCGCCGCCAGCGCGGCGGAGGCGGAATCGGCCGGCGTCACCGACATGTTCGGCGGCGTGGTGGCGGACGACGTGTCCCTGCGGATCCCGCCGCACGAGATCTGGCCGATGGCCGACACGCTCAAGCGCGAGTACGCGGCGATCGGCTTCTTCATCTCGGGCCATCCGCTCGACGAGTACGGCGACCTCTTGGACAAGCTGCGGGTGCAGAGCTGGACGGATTTCTGCCGCGCCGTGCGGGCCGGGACGTCGAGCGTCGGCCGCGTGGCGGCCTCGGTGCTCGACCGGGCGGAGCGGCGGACCAAGACCGGCAACAAGATGGGCATCGTCACCCTGTCGGACCGGACCGCGCATTTCGAGGCGATCATCTTCTCCGAGGGGCTCGGCCAGTACCGCGACATCCTGGAACCGGGCCGACCGCTGGTTCTGCAGCTCCAGGCGAACCTGGAGGGCGAGGACGTGCGCGCCCGCATCCTCACCGCGGAACCCCTCGACCAAGCGGTCGCCCGCCACCAGAAGGGCATCCGCATCCATCTGAGCGACCCGCGCGGCGTCGCGCCCGTGCAGCAGCGCCTGTCGATGCGGGGCGAGAGCGAGGTCTCGCTGATCCTCAAGCTCGACGGCGGCGAGCGCGAGGTGGAGATCCGGCTGCCGGGCAAGTTCCAGGCGAGCCCGGCGCTCGCCGGCCAGCTCCGGACCGTGCCCGGGGTGGTGCAGGTGGAGGTGAGCTGA
- a CDS encoding L,D-transpeptidase — protein MFPTRRSLLAGTPLLVAGCVTREPRPVAALRPPVDPAYTALYAALDGEPFPVPAVDLSAIDPRFLRREVAYATAEPPGTIVVDPSARYAYLVREGGRAIRYGVGVGRDEAFNFRGAAVIARKAEWPRWTPTQAMIKREPERYGPYAGGLPGGAGNPLGPRALYLYRDGGDTLYRLHGTTEPQTIGTMVSSGCVRFLNQDIIDLYARVPVGSRAVVLAASGTAAS, from the coding sequence ATGTTTCCGACCCGCCGCAGCCTGCTCGCCGGCACGCCCCTGCTCGTCGCCGGCTGCGTCACCCGCGAGCCGCGCCCCGTCGCCGCGCTGCGCCCGCCCGTCGACCCGGCCTACACGGCCCTCTACGCCGCGCTCGACGGCGAGCCCTTCCCCGTGCCGGCGGTGGACCTGTCCGCGATAGACCCGCGCTTCCTGCGCCGGGAGGTGGCCTACGCCACGGCCGAGCCGCCGGGCACGATCGTGGTCGATCCTTCGGCGCGCTACGCCTACCTCGTGCGCGAGGGCGGGCGCGCCATCCGCTACGGCGTGGGCGTCGGTCGCGATGAGGCGTTCAACTTCCGAGGCGCGGCCGTCATCGCCCGCAAGGCCGAATGGCCGCGCTGGACGCCGACCCAGGCCATGATCAAGCGGGAGCCCGAGCGCTACGGGCCCTATGCCGGCGGCCTGCCCGGCGGGGCCGGCAATCCGCTCGGTCCGCGGGCGCTCTACCTCTATCGGGACGGAGGCGACACGCTCTACCGCCTGCACGGCACCACGGAGCCGCAGACCATCGGCACGATGGTGTCGTCGGGCTGCGTCCGGTTCCTGAACCAGGACATCATCGACCTGTACGCCCGCGTGCCGGTGGGGAGCCGGGCGGTGGTGCTGGCAGCCAGCGGGACGGCGGCGAGCTGA
- a CDS encoding LysR family transcriptional regulator has protein sequence MDLTLALRAFLRTVERGSMTAAARDLAVSQPAISKHLRNLEAQVGARLLERSARLVRPTQQGQRLYAACQPALATIDAALEDARTEAGRIEGRLRLHAPACIGAAHLHRIVAAFQAENPRVTVDLVLDNRLIDLVYEDYDLALRYGRPHGQDVVTRRLGWVRRILVAAPAYLARAGGIDAPGQIADRALVTTTSALDDRNTLVLQHGRETLSLAVRPALRTNSAEVLLAELRAGRYMGPVQHLLVAEDLAAGHLVRVLPAYEVRSTDAYLVYPSVRHMRPVVRAFTDFAVPRIRAIEGISHAG, from the coding sequence ATGGATCTGACGCTGGCCCTGCGCGCGTTCCTCCGGACCGTCGAGCGCGGCTCGATGACCGCGGCCGCGCGCGACCTCGCGGTGTCGCAGCCGGCGATCAGCAAGCATCTGCGCAATCTGGAGGCCCAGGTCGGCGCGCGGCTCCTCGAACGGTCCGCGCGGCTGGTGCGTCCGACCCAGCAGGGCCAGCGGCTCTACGCGGCCTGTCAGCCCGCGCTCGCCACGATCGACGCCGCCCTGGAAGATGCCCGCACCGAGGCTGGCCGCATCGAAGGCCGGCTGCGGCTGCACGCGCCCGCCTGCATCGGGGCGGCCCATCTGCACCGGATCGTGGCGGCGTTCCAGGCCGAGAATCCGCGGGTCACGGTCGATCTCGTGCTGGACAACCGGCTGATCGACCTCGTCTACGAGGATTACGACCTCGCGCTCCGCTACGGCCGGCCCCACGGGCAGGACGTCGTGACGCGGCGGCTCGGCTGGGTGCGCCGCATCCTGGTCGCCGCCCCGGCATACTTGGCGCGGGCCGGCGGCATCGACGCGCCCGGGCAGATCGCCGACCGGGCCCTCGTGACGACCACGTCGGCCCTGGACGACCGGAACACGCTCGTACTCCAGCACGGGCGCGAGACGCTGAGCCTCGCCGTCCGCCCGGCCCTGCGGACCAACAGCGCGGAGGTGCTGTTGGCCGAACTGCGCGCGGGACGGTACATGGGCCCGGTCCAGCACCTGCTGGTCGCCGAGGACTTGGCGGCCGGCCACCTCGTCCGCGTCCTGCCCGCGTACGAGGTGCGGTCGACGGACGCCTATCTGGTCTACCCTTCGGTCCGCCACATGCGCCCGGTCGTCCGCGCATTCACCGATTTCGCCGTGCCGCGCATCCGCGCCATCGAGGGGATCAGCCACGCCGGTTGA